Proteins from a single region of Butyrivibrio fibrisolvens:
- a CDS encoding DDE-type integrase/transposase/recombinase: MDQEKQQNIALMRYSVISPIISGLWEDYSSLTAFFNDASAKGVLAPDGSVKHFAPQTIERWYRNYKKGGFDALIPTGRVDQGLPRKLDADLQEQIRYLKTNYPRMSAASIHRQLQDNGSIKVGTVSESTVNRYVNQLSLEMKTTTNPDMRRYERPHINEVWCGDSSVGPYLKTDDGKKHKVYIIALIDDASRFIVGIDVFFNDNFVNLMSVIKSAVAKYGRPQMFNFDNGSSYKNKQMELLAARIGSVIHYDQPYTPTQKAKIERWFRTMKDQWMSGLDIRDFHSLDELRGNLFAYVQKYNQTVHSSLNGRSPQDRYFSEPNLFHRLSDEEIDHSFLLEIERRVSADNVITIDQVEYEVDCRFSKQHIKLRYSPGLDEIYIVEADGTLTPIRLLNKVENSKVKRDKVHICRGED, from the coding sequence ATGGATCAGGAAAAACAACAAAACATTGCTCTTATGAGATACTCTGTTATCTCTCCAATCATTTCAGGTCTCTGGGAAGACTACTCATCCCTTACGGCTTTCTTTAATGACGCCTCAGCCAAGGGAGTTTTAGCTCCTGATGGCTCGGTCAAGCACTTTGCACCACAGACCATTGAGCGCTGGTACCGTAACTACAAGAAAGGCGGTTTTGATGCTCTCATCCCTACAGGCCGTGTGGATCAGGGTCTGCCCCGAAAGCTGGATGCAGATCTTCAGGAACAGATCAGATATCTCAAAACCAACTACCCCCGCATGTCCGCAGCATCTATCCACAGACAGCTTCAGGATAACGGAAGCATAAAAGTAGGCACTGTTTCAGAATCAACAGTCAACCGCTACGTCAATCAGCTCTCACTTGAAATGAAGACCACCACAAACCCTGACATGCGACGTTACGAGCGCCCACACATCAACGAGGTATGGTGCGGAGATTCAAGCGTTGGCCCCTATCTTAAGACCGATGATGGCAAGAAGCATAAAGTCTACATCATTGCCCTTATCGATGATGCAAGCAGGTTCATCGTAGGCATAGATGTTTTCTTCAATGACAACTTTGTTAACCTCATGTCTGTCATAAAATCAGCAGTTGCAAAGTATGGACGTCCACAGATGTTCAACTTTGACAATGGCAGTTCCTACAAGAACAAGCAGATGGAACTCCTTGCCGCCCGCATCGGCTCAGTCATCCATTATGACCAGCCTTACACGCCTACACAGAAAGCAAAGATCGAGCGCTGGTTCCGCACCATGAAAGATCAGTGGATGTCAGGCCTCGACATCAGGGATTTCCATTCCCTCGATGAACTCAGAGGTAATCTCTTTGCCTATGTGCAGAAGTACAATCAGACCGTACATTCTTCCTTAAACGGAAGATCACCGCAGGACAGATACTTCTCAGAACCAAATCTTTTCCACCGCCTCAGCGATGAAGAGATAGACCACTCCTTCCTCCTCGAAATCGAAAGAAGAGTCTCGGCTGATAATGTCATCACCATAGACCAGGTTGAATACGAAGTGGACTGCCGTTTTTCAAAGCAGCATATCAAGCTCCGCTATTCTCCAGGGCTTGACGAAATTTACATTGTTGAAGCCGATGGAACACTTACGCCAATCCGTCTCCTAAACAAAGTGGAGAATTCCAAAGTTAAGAGAGACAAGGTACATATCTGCAGAGGAGAAGACTGA
- a CDS encoding DUF6431 domain-containing protein: MITLYVEENNPITPCFYNSVLNNLQFHQLKCPCGQSGCLSVHGYYNRYVKTEDGKVMFRICRVKCDQCGRTHAILLSSMVPYSQISFQDHLQIITAHEKETLSSITLSSALSFDESNFRYIIRMYLKHWKQRLISERISVDSESLISSCFQYFKRQFMQIKCTPNILFLNTT; the protein is encoded by the coding sequence ATGATAACCCTTTACGTCGAAGAAAACAATCCGATTACACCATGTTTCTACAACTCTGTCCTAAACAATCTCCAGTTCCATCAGCTCAAATGCCCTTGTGGTCAGTCAGGCTGCCTATCCGTCCATGGTTATTACAACAGATATGTTAAAACCGAGGATGGAAAAGTAATGTTCAGGATCTGCCGTGTGAAATGCGATCAGTGTGGACGCACTCACGCTATCCTTCTGTCATCAATGGTTCCTTATTCCCAGATATCATTCCAGGATCACCTTCAGATAATCACAGCTCATGAAAAAGAGACGCTTTCAAGCATCACTCTTTCCTCAGCTCTGTCTTTTGACGAGAGCAACTTTAGATACATCATCAGGATGTACCTGAAGCACTGGAAACAACGGCTTATCTCCGAACGTATTTCTGTTGATAGCGAAAGCCTTATAAGCAGCTGTTTTCAATACTTCAAGCGTCAGTTCATGCAGATTAAATGTACTCCAAATATCCTTTTCTTAAATACCACATAA
- a CDS encoding AAA family ATPase, whose protein sequence is MEYFTRYGLEFNPFIKNSREIIVDTAEHREALFRLDYLAKTKGFGLLTGSPGRGKTTVIRHWSSSLNPSLYKVIYSSLSTLTPNDFYRNLVSEFGAQPAFKKPSNFKIIQEEVTRLSVEKRKTPVIIIDEANYINNAILNDLKILFNFEMDSRDRAVILLAGLPNLNSTLGLGIHEPLRQRIVMNYNLDGVTKEEGRSYISEKLKGAGCNQTIFDDAAMEAILNAADGTPRLINKYCNASLLIGDSAKADLITTDIVMQAVNDCELG, encoded by the coding sequence ATGGAATACTTTACACGCTACGGGCTTGAGTTTAACCCATTTATCAAGAACTCAAGGGAGATAATCGTTGATACCGCAGAACACAGGGAAGCCCTGTTCCGCCTTGACTACCTGGCCAAGACCAAAGGATTCGGCCTGCTCACCGGAAGTCCCGGTAGAGGCAAGACAACTGTCATAAGGCACTGGTCATCATCGCTGAATCCCTCGCTGTATAAAGTTATATATTCAAGTCTTTCCACCCTGACCCCGAATGATTTCTACAGAAATCTTGTTTCAGAGTTTGGCGCCCAGCCTGCATTCAAGAAACCAAGTAATTTCAAGATCATCCAGGAAGAAGTCACACGCCTGTCCGTTGAAAAGAGGAAAACGCCTGTGATCATCATTGATGAAGCGAACTATATCAACAATGCCATCCTTAACGATCTCAAGATTCTTTTTAACTTTGAGATGGATTCCAGGGACAGAGCAGTCATTCTGCTTGCCGGACTTCCGAACCTTAATTCCACACTTGGGCTTGGTATTCATGAACCCCTCAGGCAGAGAATCGTCATGAACTACAACCTTGATGGTGTGACCAAGGAAGAAGGCCGCAGCTATATCTCTGAAAAGCTCAAAGGTGCTGGCTGTAATCAGACCATCTTTGATGATGCAGCAATGGAAGCAATACTCAACGCAGCTGATGGTACTCCGCGTCTCATAAACAAGTACTGTAACGCCAGCCTCCTTATAGGTGACAGCGCCAAAGCTGATCTCATTACAACCGACATCGTCATGCAGGCAGTCAATGACTGCGAACTTGGTTAG